The sequence GCAATCTCATCGGCAATTGTGTGAGGTGCCTTCTTCCATGCTTTGGCCAGCTGGAAGCATGGAAAGGCCAGGTCCCCCAAATGAGTATGCTTTGGGGTTTCAAGCAATTCATACAGCTCTTGTTTGCTCCAATCATTCAACACCTGTGACTTTAGTACGTCAGTAACGATCGATTTCAAATCCATCATCTACACCTCCTGATAAAATCAAACACAAAAAAACTCGTCTCTATATAACATAGAGACGAGTTTAGCTCGCGGTACCACTCTTATTCCCTTAAAGGGCGCTCATTGTATAACGGGAGATCCCGGTTTTTCTCTACTAACTTCAAGAAAAACATCTCAGAAGTGCGTTTCATTCCAGGCTTCTCACCAGGCTCCCACCATCCCCGGCTCGCTTTCGATCCACGTCAGAATTACTCTCTTCATCATAGAATATTCGTATATAATTACTATTATTTTACACATTCTGGGGCTGATTGCAACCTGTAATTAAGAATCTTCTGATGAAAACATATACGTTTTATGGTGAAATCTCATGCTGAACACAAGTCCAAGGGCCAGCATATTCCCCATTAGAGAGCTTCCTCCATAACTGATGAAAGGAAGTGGGATCCCTGTGATCGGCAGCAATTGTATCGTCATTCCAATGTTCTGGAACACGTGGAATGTAATCATACTAATAATCCCTGCACATACATAGGCATTGAATGGTTCCTTTGTGTCTAAAGCCGTTTTGGTTAAATGGTAAATGAGCAGGAAGTATAAACTGATGACGACACTTGCGCCAATAAAGCCGTATTCCTCACCGATCACACTGAAAATAAAATCGGTGTGGTTCTCAGGAATGTATACTTCGCCTCCACTGTACCCTTTCCCAAAGATCTGCCCGGATCCAATGGCGTTAAGGGAGTTAATTAAGTGAAACCCCTCTAATTTAGCGTAGTTGTACGGATCAAGCCAAGCATAAATACGTCCAAACTGATAAGGCTTTACATTTAAATATTTTTCAAGGAGCTCAGGAGCCCACACCACAAGTGATAGGACGATTCCCCCGAGTACTCCGATAGAAGCATATATAGGAACGATCAGCTTCCACGTAATCCCTGAAACTAAGATGATTCCGGTCATGATGGCTAAAATAACAAGGGAAGTCCCTAAATCCGGCTGCTGCATAATAAAAGCAAGGGGAAGGAGGGTCGTAAGCCCGATCTTCACTAATAACTGAAAATCCGACTGCAGTGTTTTTCTGGGATTAAGCTCATGATGATTGGTAATGATTCGTGCAAGAGCAAGAATTAAAAACGTC is a genomic window of Rossellomorea sp. y25 containing:
- a CDS encoding FtsW/RodA/SpoVE family cell cycle protein, translated to METRQRFADKIDWGLLFLLMLFFIVSAMGISSAQTSGQYGTNFVIRQAFWYVVGGIIIVGALFLDSDQYKRLAWYIYGAGIFLLLVLLISPESIAPYRNGAKSWFMLGPLGSIQPSEFMKTFLILALARIITNHHELNPRKTLQSDFQLLVKIGLTTLLPLAFIMQQPDLGTSLVILAIMTGIILVSGITWKLIVPIYASIGVLGGIVLSLVVWAPELLEKYLNVKPYQFGRIYAWLDPYNYAKLEGFHLINSLNAIGSGQIFGKGYSGGEVYIPENHTDFIFSVIGEEYGFIGASVVISLYFLLIYHLTKTALDTKEPFNAYVCAGIISMITFHVFQNIGMTIQLLPITGIPLPFISYGGSSLMGNMLALGLVFSMRFHHKTYMFSSEDS